Proteins from one Sabethes cyaneus chromosome 2, idSabCyanKW18_F2, whole genome shotgun sequence genomic window:
- the LOC128735330 gene encoding uncharacterized protein LOC128735330, with product MILLIVVAVIATFSTPAFSDDSLEGFCEGVTAGIFPHPDPALCYKYISCVFEEHNVYQCAEDFVFNAELFECVPGSWDECDDGSDADLEAICSEVSFGVFEYPNDCTKFVFCQLGRPTVVECLKDEIWWQEQGVCLFGNRDTCQPGDIFCMGRPDGMIPHPNGCEFFIECLNERSTEFECPRGHIFSFGANECVVGSAVTCRSLEDVCDDTSSSAHPHPDFCDSFIRCEENRVSIEDCGENEIFRPDIRFCVPGDSQTCVASRPEVACQGRPDGIIPHPDRCNQFIRCQGGFAIEENCPTGMILRPDSATCVAGDSETCELLDGVCAGHPNGYVIEHPNYCGMFIWCQNGQAEVHNCPQNEILRPDMQFCVPGNLETCAADPIEIMCDGRQGPVIYPHPDRCDQYMICEDETQNIITCPDDHIVEPGTIRCVPGNPETCTLYNGLCIGRPDGVIPHPSRCQLYINCQEEQVTIASCPDGHIFDSTEFRCIPGNTETCDNLDDYCVDHPNGVIPHPNRCDLFMMCTDGVTSVHSCPWGEILRPDMQFCVPGDRDTCEFTPIEGMCKGREELVVYPHPEDCKLWIICHDEQLTIQSCQEGMVLEPGTMQCVPGNRDTCELYVDRCVGIAEGLLPHPSGCHLFLRCTNGQTSVGTCLRGTIFVSINSVGQCILGNTDTCESLIDVCESFPDRVIPHPNYCDLLIECRDGSTTMRACSEGLILHENMQICSPGNADSCEHLPIEDMCLGQPQAIYPPPDQTQCSDFVVCINGLPTVSTCGVGTVLRPRFLDCVPGDIETCEYFPHLCLFRPNENIPHPTRCDLFISCISEVAHIVNCAKGETFAPETGLCAPGDQATCDSFFDMCDGLETAILEHPIHCDLFVVCMSGQAVVFACPIGQILDPEVLVCSPGNADTCELYPMPESKHSSIGSCRPDEAHACESNAVAATVTNEICEKSGTYNVPYPFGCQKYVQCISRNARIRDCPRTHVFNPMLNACIPGTPAKCKV from the coding sequence ATGATACTGCTAATAGTGGTTGCAGTGATTGCAACGTTTTCAACACCCGCCTTTTCCGACGACAGCTTGGAAGGATTCTGCGAAGGTGTTACCGCTGGAATATTTCCCCATCCGGATCCGGCACTGTGCTACAAATACATTTCCTGCGTCTTCGAAGAGCATAACGTTTACCAATGTGCGGAGGACTTTGTGTTCAATGCCGAGCTCTTTGAGTGTGTGCCGGGCAGCTGGGATGAATGCGACGATGGAAGCGACGCGGACCTGGAAGCGATTTGCTCGGAGGTGTCGTTCGGTGTTTTCGAGTACCCGAATGACTGTACGAAGTTTGTGTTCTGTCAGCTGGGGCGGCCAACCGTGGTGGAATGCTTGAAGGATGAGATTTGGTGGCAGGAGCAGGGTGTTTGTTTGTTCGGTAATCGTGACACCTGTCAGCCGGGTGATATATTTTGCATGGGTCGACCGGATGGAATGATTCCACATCCCAACGGGTGCGAGTTTTTCATCGAATGCCTTAATGAGAGGAGTACCGAGTTCGAGTGCCCTAGAGGGCACATCTTTTCGTTCGGCGCGAACGAATGTGTGGTGGGAAGTGCCGTAACGTGCCGTTCGTTAGAGGATGTGTGCGATGATACGTCTAGTTCAGCACATCCGCATCCGGACTTTTGTGATTCGTTTATTCGGTGTGAGGAAAACCGGGTTAGTATTGAGGATTGTGGAGAAAACGAGATTTTCCGGCCAGATATTCGATTCTGTGTTCCTGGAGATTCGCAGACATGTGTAGCCAGCCGACCGGAAGTTGCCTGTCAGGGAAGACCCGATGGAATCATTCCACATCCAGATAGGTGTAATCAATTCATAAGATGTCAAGGAGGTTTTGCGATAGAGGAAAATTGTCCTACCGGTATGATTTTAAGACCAGATTCGGCTACGTGTGTTGCTGGAGACTCGGAAACTTGTGAACTATTAGATGGAGTGTGCGCAGGTCATCCCAATGGGTATGTTATTGAACATCCAAACTACTGCGGTATGTTTATATGGTGTCAAAATGGACAGGCAGAAGTTCATAACTGTCCGCAAAATGAAATTCTTCGTCCGGATATGCAGTTCTGTGTCCCAGGTAATTTGGAAACTTGTGCAGCCGATCCCATAGAAATCATGTGTGACGGAAGGCAAGGACCAGTTATCTATCCACATCCGGATCGCTGTGATCAATAtatgatttgtgaagatgaaaCTCAAAACATTATCACATGTCCTGATGATCACATTGTAGAACCGGGCACAATTCGCTGTGTACCAGGAAATCCGGAAACTTGCACGCTCTACAACGGGTTGTGCATTGGTAGACCGGATGGTGTAATTCCGCATCCATCCCGATGTCAGCTCTACATCAATTGTCAGGAAGAACAAGTTACTATTGCTTCCTGCCCTGATGGACATATATTCGATTCGACTGAATTTCGCTGTATTCCGGGTAATACGGAGACCTGCGATAACCTGGATGATTATTGTGTCGATCATCCAAATGGAGTGATTCCGCATCCAAATCGTTGTGACTTGTTTATGATGTGTACAGACGGAGTGACTTCGGTGCACTCTTGCCCTTGGGGAGAAATTCTCCGACCCGATATGCAGTTCTGTGTTCCAGGTGATAGGGATACCTGTGAGTTCACTCCGATTGAAGGGATGTGTAAAGGAAGAGAAGAATTAGTAGTTTATCCTCATCCCGAAGATTGCAAACTATGGATAATTTGTCATGATGAGCAGCTGACTATCCAATCCTGTCAGGAAGGTATGGTTCTTGAACCAGGAACAATGCAATGTGTCCCAGGCAACAGGGATACTTGTGAGTTATACGTCGATCGATGTGTAGGCATAGCGGAAGGTCTACTGCCCCATCCATCCGGATGCCATCTATTCCTTCGATGCACTAATGGACAAACTTCCGTTGGAACTTGCCTGAGAGGaaccattttcgtttcgatcaattCAGTTGGACAGTGTATTTTAGGAAATACTGACACTTGTGAATCCCTCATCGATGTGTGCGAATCATTCCCCGATCGAGTGATTCCTCATCCGAATTATTGCGATCTTTTAATTGAATGCCGTGATGGTTCCACGACTATGCGGGCTTGTTCAGAGGGTCTAATACTACATGAGAACATGCAGATTTGTTCGCCGGGTAATGCTGATAGCTGTGAGCATCTCCCAATAGAGGATATGTGTCTGGGACAACCGCAAGCAATCTATCCTCCTCCAGACCAAACGCAGTGCTCCGATTTCGTGGTTTGCATAAATGGTTTACCAACGGTCAGCACGTGTGGTGTCGGTACCGTCCTACGACCCAGGTTCCTGGACTGCGTTCCGGGTGATATCGAAACCTGCGAATACTTCCCTCATCTGTGTCTCTTCCGGCCAAACGAAAATATTCCACATCCAACTCGGTGCGATTTATTCATATCCTGTATCTCGGAAGTGGCACACATTGTTAACTGCGCCAAAGGTGAAACATTTGCACCAGAAACCGGTCTCTGCGCCCCCGGAGATCAAGCGACCTGTGATAGCTTCTTCGACATGTGCGACGGACTGGAAACCGCTATTCTAGAACATCCCATCCACTGTGATCTATTTGTCGTATGCATGTCTGGACAAGCTGTCGTATTTGCTTGTCCCATCGGTCAGATTCTTGATCCGGAAGTTTTGGTTTGCTCGCCAGGCAACGCGGACACCTGCGAACTATACCCTATGCCTGAATCGAAACATTCGTCCATTGGAAGCTGTCGTCCAGACGAAGCACACGCTTGCGAGTCTAACGCGGTGGCAGCGACCGTCACCAACGAAATTTGTGAAAAATCCGGAACCTACAACGTTCCATATCCGTTTGGTTGTCAAAAGTACGTGCAGTGCATATCGCGGAATGCACGAATCCGTGATTGTCCGCGAACGCATGTGTTCAACCCAATGCTCAACGCTTGCATCCCAGGAACGCCAGCCAAATGCAAAGTATAA
- the LOC128735331 gene encoding protein obstructor-E-like — MKPFLLHTVFVVTLLSWLVSTQEAPSPADSVCNGIIYATLPDPVDCRSYYVCIHSKGTHNTCPHDFVFQPSISFCVHRTQYRCPASDTTTSTTTTTAVPTDPPQPETQPPDCPETSWEAQVCRNHLSALIPNSFNCTQYVNCESNPPRNQQCPPGRIFSLPYQDCLPGNQATCTFDRLDASFCAERPSGSYSHPYQCNRFVTCLRGEPRVETCPPYYLFDGSALRCVRGDVLQCSSLLAQ, encoded by the coding sequence ATGAAGCCATTTTTGTTGCACACAGTTTTTGTCGTCACCCTCTTATCTTGGCTGGTGTCAACCCAAGAAGCACCCTCGCCAGCGGACTCAGTATGCAACGGAATTATTTACGCTACTCTACCGGATCCTGTCGATTGTCGAAGCTACTACGTGTGCATTCACTCGAAAGGTACCCACAACACGTGCCCTCACGATTTCGTGTTCCAACCGAGTATCTCCTTCTGTGTTCATCGAACACAGTATCGATGCCCGGCCAGTGATACAACAacttcaacaacaacaacaaccgcagTACCTACGGACCCGCCACAACCAGAAACGCAACCACCAGACTGTCCGGAAACATCGTGGGAAGCCCAAGTTTGCAGAAACCATCTTTCCGCTTTAATTCCAAACTCATTCAACTGCACCCAGTACGTCAATTGTGAGTCGAACCCTCCGCGAAATCAACAGTGTCCTCCAGGACGCATCTTCAGTCTGCCGTATCAGGATTGTTTGCCAGGAAACCAAGCAACGTGCACTTTTGACCGACTTGACGCAAGTTTTTGTGCCGAAAGACCCAGCGGTAGCTATTCCCATCCCTATCAGTGCAATCGATTCGTAACCTGCCTTCGAGGTGAGCCACGGGTGGAGACCTGCCCTCCCTACTATCTGTTCGATGGCTCAGCACTGCGATGTGTCCGAGGTGATGTGTTACAGTGTTCCTCACTGCTAGCGCAGTGA
- the LOC128735332 gene encoding fibrous sheath CABYR-binding protein-like, with product MNGRICVAGVLLLVAAVANGYPTFQRSAEIDCSLAENWGIFVAHPESCSMYKTCFNGGLVDGSCPAGLYFDTETQGCDLPERVNCSLDNDEDDDGVVPEEETPEEVEATTDDNVEEVETPEAEEEVETPDEEETPEEEETPEEEETPEEETPEEEETPTEETPEEEETPDDEETPAEEETPQEEETPEEEETPEEEETPVEEETPEEEETPEEEVTPEEETPDEEETPVEEETPEEEEIPEEEVPEEEETPNEEETPAEEETPVEEETPEEEGNPDEEETPEEEEIPEEEEIPVEEETPVEEETPEEEETPVNEETPEEEEQQVEDVPVEEEEEQPANDELKRVVTKDEDDEDTTTEEEETPEPEVDEIPEEDVEAENGEVPEEVEISPEEEETPDQVEPEEEVEIADEAEEAPKVKTVRAVKDEDDDDDAENEATPEEGDNEVSSDDALPEEDDSNEDSNSSEDGDEGVAEEVEQTPEDVDEVVEDPLDQEPIVEGKKHTSDDDDDEVEDATDEAPVDEVDDADESTDDNVNDDQGEETPEIEQPEEETPDNDDNESEQSPEDDVETPEEEEEELPEITVPDNTVPIIPPVEIPEIEIILPGEEIEP from the exons ATGAACGGTCGAATCTGCGTGGCCGGAGTGCTACTGCTTGTAGCGGCAGTAGCCAACGGCTATCCCACCTTTCAACGTAGTGCCGAAATCGATTGCTCCCTGGCGGAAAACTGGGGCATCTTCGTCGCCCATCCGGAGTCCTGTTCGATGTACAAAACTTGCTTCAATGGAGGTCTAGTCGATGGCAGCTGCCCAGCAGGACTATATTTCGATACGGAAACTCAGGGCTGTGATCTTCCGGAACGTGTAAATTGTTCGCTGGATAATGATGAAGACGACGATGGTGTGGTTCCAGAGGAAGAAACACCAGAAGAAGTGGAGGCTACCACGGATGACAATGTGGAAGAAGTGGAGACTCCCGAGGCAGAAGAAGAAGTAGAAACTCCGGATGAGGAAGAAACTCCAGAAGAGGAAGAAACTCCAGAAGAGGAAGAAACACCTGAAGAAGAGACTCCAGAAGAGGAAGAAACCCCTACAGAAGAGACTCCAGAAGAGGAAGAAACACCAGACGACGAAGAGACTCCAGCTGAAGAGGAAACCCCACAAGAAGAAGAGACTCCAGAAGAGGAGGAAACTCCAGAAGAGGAAGAAACTCCAGTAGAGGAAGAGACTCCCGAAGAGGAAGAAACTCCTGAAGAGGAAGTAACTCCTGAAGAAGAGACTCCAGACGAGGAAGAAACTCCAGTAGAAGAAGAAACTCCAGAAGAGGAAGAAATTCCCGAAGAAGAGGTTCCAGAAGAGGAAGAAACACCAAATGAGGAAGAGACGCCAGCTGAAGAGGAAACTCCGGTAGAGGAAGAAACTCCAGAAGAGGAAGGAAACCCAGACGAGGAAGAAACTCCAGAAGAGGAAGAAATTCCAGAAGAGGAAGAGATTCCAGTGGAAGAGGAAACTCCGGTAGAGGAAGAAActccagaagaagaagaaactcCAGTTAATGAAGAGActccagaagaagaagaacaacaGGTAGAAGATGTCccagtagaagaagaagaagagcaaCCTGCAAACGATGAACTGAAACGAGTGGTTACTAAAGATGAAGATGACGAAGACACTACTACAGAGGAAGAGGAAACACCTGAACCAGAAGTGGATGAAATCCCAGAGGAAGATGTAGAAGCGGAAAATGGCGAAGTTCCAGAAGAAGTGGAAATTTctccagaagaagaagaaactcCCGATCAGGTGGAACCTGAAGAGGAAGTTGAAATTGCAGATGAAGCTGAGGAAGCTCCCAAAGTGAAAACAGTCAGAGCTGTAAaagatgaagatgatgatgacgatgcagAAAACGAAGCAACACCCGAAGAAGGAGATAATGAAGTGAGTTCAGATGATGCTCTACCAGAAGAAGATGACTCAAACGAAGATAGTAATTCTTCAGAAGATGGGGATGAGGGAGTAGCAGAAGAAGTTGAGCAGACACCAGAAGATGTGGATGAGGTAGTAGAAGATCCGCTAGATCAGGAACCTATTGTGGAAGGTAAAAAACATACGtctgatgatgacgacgatgaagTGGAGGATGCAACTGATGAAGCACCCGTGGATGAAGTTGACGATGCAGATGAGTCGACCGATGACAACGTGAATGATGATCAAGGGGAGGAAACTCCTGAAATAGAACAACCGGAAG AAGAAACTCCtgataatgatgataatgaatCGGAGCAATCCCCAGAAGATGATGTTGAGAcaccagaagaagaagaagaagaattgcCTGAAATTACCGTCCCCGATAATACCGTTCCAATAATTCCACCAGTGGAGATTCCCGAAA TTGAAATAATTCTGCCTGGAGAAGAAATCGAACCTTAA